From a single Gemmatimonadota bacterium genomic region:
- a CDS encoding HDOD domain-containing protein, with the protein MIRVLFVDDEPAVLEGLENGLRRQRKRWQMEFVTRAREAIERMEQNAYDVLITDMRMPEMDGNQLLEWARLNQPEVVRILLTGHAEKQQLLRALPAAHRILLKPCEADTLEEAIDHGHHLRREITDPEVESVVGGLDALPIPPEVHSTLLTLLEDPDVTSEQIADAVRHDVFATARILQVGNAAASGGDIATVDAAIGCLGIEALRGLVLSHGLFDAMEPGLLFDGFSVETLDRRSVLASRLARRLLDDPAQQAIAQSAGLLHDLGQFVMAVYLPGRFRQARNLARVSDIALPEAERRTFGTTHAEIAAFLLGRWNLPAKVVEAVRNHHQPGRVSRTEFGAAGAVHVAAALAERIVGGSFGPKDGMPLKPEPLDVEYLEAAGVAANIEQWEWAAVELADAALPGVVS; encoded by the coding sequence ATGATCCGTGTGCTCTTCGTCGACGACGAGCCGGCAGTGCTCGAAGGCCTAGAGAACGGCCTGCGTCGGCAGCGCAAGCGCTGGCAGATGGAGTTCGTGACGCGCGCGCGCGAGGCCATCGAACGTATGGAACAGAACGCGTACGACGTGTTGATCACCGACATGCGCATGCCTGAGATGGATGGCAACCAACTGCTGGAGTGGGCCCGCCTGAATCAGCCCGAGGTCGTCCGCATCCTGCTCACCGGCCATGCCGAGAAGCAGCAGCTCCTCAGAGCCCTGCCCGCGGCCCATCGCATTCTTCTCAAGCCCTGCGAAGCCGATACCCTGGAAGAGGCCATCGATCACGGCCACCACCTGCGCCGCGAGATCACCGACCCGGAGGTCGAGAGCGTGGTGGGCGGGCTGGACGCGCTTCCGATTCCGCCTGAGGTCCACAGCACCCTGTTGACGCTGCTCGAGGATCCAGACGTGACGTCGGAGCAGATCGCCGACGCCGTCAGACATGACGTCTTCGCGACCGCCCGCATCCTCCAAGTGGGCAATGCCGCCGCCTCGGGCGGCGATATTGCCACCGTGGATGCTGCAATCGGCTGTCTGGGCATCGAAGCCCTGCGTGGGCTCGTCCTCTCGCACGGCCTGTTCGACGCGATGGAGCCGGGCCTGCTCTTCGACGGCTTTTCGGTGGAGACCTTGGACCGCCGGAGCGTTCTGGCCTCCCGTCTTGCGCGCCGCCTCCTGGACGATCCCGCCCAGCAGGCCATCGCCCAGTCGGCGGGGCTTCTTCACGACCTGGGTCAGTTCGTGATGGCGGTGTACCTGCCCGGTCGCTTCCGTCAAGCACGCAACCTGGCCCGGGTCTCCGATATCGCGCTACCCGAAGCGGAACGTCGGACCTTCGGCACCACCCATGCCGAGATCGCCGCCTTCCTCCTGGGGCGCTGGAACCTGCCCGCGAAAGTCGTCGAGGCGGTGCGAAATCATCATCAACCGGGGCGCGTGTCGCGCACCGAGTTCGGCGCTGCCGGCGCGGTCCACGTTGCGGCCGCACTCGCCGAGCGGATCGTGGGAGGCTCCTTCGGGCCCAAGGACGGGATGCCACTCAAGCCGGAGCCGCTCGATGTCGAGTATCTAGAGGCCGCCGGAGTGGCCGCGAACATCGAACAGTGGGAGTGGGCCGCCGTGGAGTTGGCCGACGCCGCGCTACCTGGAGTCGTATCGTGA
- a CDS encoding ATP-binding protein — MTTATVEARRLERAERRVAILEEMIEDRTRALFLSNERLQRANAYLMELYSVMPEALCVVQHDGVVRDVNDALVELIGRERETLLGRTVETISPRLSEFLRSAGDDARVDHFEDEWQSAQGTIPVLLSIATAKHKLGAPIYVIAAADMRERRQLEMELRHAQKLESVGQLAAGIAHEINTPMQFIGDNARFLRDSFDDLLSALAAYRELLERTELSEADRTRMQEAEDDVDLEYLQARVPKAFARTLEGVDRVSTIVSAMKAFAHPGHERVPTDLNQAIQTTLTVARNEVKYVADVVTELGELPLVPCYAGDINQVFLNLVVNAAQAIEEHNEGTDARGLLTIRSQVDGECVVISFTDTGGGIPESIHHRLFEPFFTTKPVGKGTGQGLAISYAVVVEKHGGSLRFETTPGEGTTFVVRLPIQGRVGGPR; from the coding sequence ATGACCACCGCCACCGTCGAAGCGCGCCGTCTGGAGCGGGCGGAGCGGCGTGTGGCCATCCTCGAAGAGATGATCGAGGACCGGACCCGCGCTCTCTTCCTGTCCAACGAGCGCTTGCAGCGCGCCAACGCCTATCTGATGGAGCTGTACTCGGTGATGCCCGAGGCGCTCTGCGTGGTCCAGCACGACGGCGTGGTGCGGGACGTCAACGATGCGCTGGTGGAGCTGATCGGACGAGAGCGCGAGACCCTGCTCGGCCGGACGGTGGAGACGATCTCCCCCCGTCTATCGGAGTTCCTACGCAGCGCGGGAGACGACGCGCGCGTCGATCATTTCGAAGACGAGTGGCAGAGCGCGCAGGGGACCATCCCGGTGCTTCTCTCCATCGCCACCGCCAAGCACAAGCTGGGCGCGCCCATCTATGTCATCGCAGCCGCGGACATGCGCGAGCGCAGGCAACTGGAGATGGAGCTGCGCCATGCCCAGAAGCTCGAGTCGGTGGGCCAACTCGCAGCTGGCATCGCACACGAGATCAATACCCCGATGCAGTTCATCGGCGACAACGCCCGCTTCCTGCGTGACTCCTTCGACGACCTTCTCTCCGCGCTGGCCGCCTATCGCGAGCTGCTGGAGCGCACCGAGCTCAGTGAAGCCGACCGCACGCGCATGCAGGAGGCCGAAGACGACGTCGACCTCGAGTATCTGCAGGCCCGGGTGCCCAAGGCGTTCGCGCGCACGCTGGAGGGCGTGGACCGTGTCAGCACCATCGTCTCGGCCATGAAAGCCTTTGCGCACCCCGGACACGAACGGGTGCCCACCGACCTGAACCAGGCCATCCAGACCACCCTCACCGTGGCCCGCAACGAGGTGAAGTACGTTGCGGACGTGGTCACCGAACTGGGTGAGCTGCCCCTGGTCCCCTGCTACGCCGGCGACATCAACCAGGTGTTCCTGAACCTGGTGGTCAACGCCGCCCAGGCCATCGAAGAGCACAACGAGGGCACCGACGCCCGGGGCCTGCTCACCATCCGCTCGCAGGTGGATGGCGAATGCGTGGTCATCTCCTTCACGGACACCGGGGGCGGCATCCCCGAATCGATCCACCATCGCCTGTTCGAGCCGTTCTTCACCACCAAGCCGGTCGGAAAGGGAACGGGACAGGGTCTGGCCATCTCGTACGCCGTCGTGGTGGAGAAACACGGGGGCTCGCTGAGGTTCGAGACCACGCCCGGAGAGGGAACCACGTTCGTCGTGCGGTTGCCGATCCAGGGCCGCGTGGGAGGCCCGCGATGA
- a CDS encoding heme NO-binding domain-containing protein, which yields MKGVIFNLLEAFVCERWGEEAYESLLDRTTLVTGDPFVGPGTYPDADLTALVKSAAELLDLPVPEVLRAFGEFCFPKLAGRVPDLVDDHPDLISFLESVDTVLHVEVTKLIPQAVTPSFLVEPTGPGQARLQYTSERKLCAFMEGLLVGAARHFECEIDYAKHSCMHEGAVSCEYEVVVRAPLVTPPAGAVLHQ from the coding sequence ATGAAGGGCGTGATCTTCAACCTCCTGGAGGCGTTCGTCTGCGAACGCTGGGGTGAAGAGGCGTACGAGTCCCTTCTGGACCGCACCACGCTCGTGACCGGCGACCCCTTCGTGGGACCGGGTACCTACCCGGACGCGGACCTGACCGCCCTGGTGAAGAGCGCCGCCGAGCTGTTGGACCTCCCCGTCCCCGAGGTTCTGCGGGCCTTCGGCGAGTTCTGCTTCCCCAAGCTCGCCGGCCGGGTCCCCGACCTGGTCGACGATCACCCCGACTTGATCTCCTTTCTGGAGAGCGTCGACACCGTGCTGCACGTGGAGGTGACCAAGCTCATTCCGCAGGCGGTCACCCCTTCCTTTCTGGTCGAGCCCACCGGCCCCGGGCAGGCTCGACTGCAGTACACCTCGGAGCGCAAGCTATGCGCCTTCATGGAAGGGCTGCTGGTGGGCGCCGCTCGCCACTTCGAGTGTGAGATCGATTACGCCAAGCACTCCTGCATGCACGAGGGCGCGGTGAGCTGTGAGTACGAGGTCGTAGTGCGCGCCCCCCTGGTCACGCCCCCGGCGGGGGCGGTGCTCCACCAATGA
- a CDS encoding DUF502 domain-containing protein: protein MAIQHVRKRLVTGLVVLIPLGITIFALRFLYNAATALLLPFLDPLLGHLPPWARALLSLGLLLTILLLVGQVATNVVGSRLIGLFEKVVLRIPIVRIIYQAAKQVVEAFNAPRSDFQTVVMVEFPRPGMRAVGFLTNTVEDTDGRAWSTVFIPTTPNPTTGFLQVVPAGEAVRLDWSVEDAVKTIMSLGVLAPPQWSAPLKSSLPAADT from the coding sequence GTGGCGATCCAGCACGTGCGCAAGCGTCTGGTCACGGGACTGGTGGTACTGATCCCCTTGGGGATCACCATCTTCGCGTTGCGCTTCCTGTACAACGCGGCGACGGCGCTGCTGTTGCCCTTCCTGGACCCGCTGCTGGGGCACCTACCGCCCTGGGCGCGCGCGCTGCTGTCGCTGGGCCTGCTCCTGACCATCCTCCTGCTCGTGGGCCAGGTGGCCACCAACGTGGTGGGCAGCCGCCTGATCGGCCTCTTCGAGAAGGTCGTGCTGCGGATCCCCATCGTGCGGATCATCTACCAGGCCGCCAAGCAGGTGGTCGAGGCGTTCAACGCGCCCCGGTCGGACTTCCAGACGGTGGTGATGGTGGAGTTTCCCCGCCCGGGCATGAGGGCCGTGGGCTTCCTGACCAACACGGTCGAGGACACGGACGGCCGGGCCTGGAGCACCGTGTTCATCCCCACCACACCCAACCCCACCACCGGCTTCCTGCAGGTGGTCCCGGCCGGCGAGGCGGTCCGCCTGGACTGGTCCGTCGAGGACGCGGTCAAGACCATCATGTCCCTGGGCGTCCTGGCCCCTCCCCAGTGGAGCGCCCCTCTCAAGTCGAGCCTGCCCGCCGCCGACACTTGA
- a CDS encoding DUF481 domain-containing protein, translating into MDRPHRSPVPLFASALAALLLPAGLSAQNPAPGNRPPDPGSDVPVPVPTVDWTSEAELGASLFFGNTAQALILTRTGTAAETAHFTFATDASFQYGEASEPSGERDVSRRSWAAETTLDYRGHDVISSFLHSQLEGSYEKRIDLRVRAGVGARIQMADSERTKAGVRLAVLAERTDPRLEEQIDPVRTVARGSIELNLQRRVGDEDRVRLSNNTSYGPRVGRFEDYTMKSVTSAAFRVSETLHLKLSFVDSFDSGARNRGARSNNDGELVLSLTTTFR; encoded by the coding sequence ATGGACCGACCGCACCGTAGCCCCGTCCCCCTGTTTGCGAGCGCTCTCGCGGCCCTGCTCCTCCCCGCAGGCCTGAGCGCCCAGAACCCCGCGCCCGGCAACCGCCCGCCGGACCCCGGCAGCGATGTGCCGGTTCCGGTCCCCACGGTGGACTGGACCTCCGAAGCCGAGCTCGGGGCCAGCCTCTTCTTCGGCAACACCGCCCAGGCCCTGATCCTCACCCGGACCGGCACGGCCGCCGAGACCGCGCACTTCACGTTTGCCACCGACGCGTCTTTCCAGTACGGCGAGGCATCCGAGCCCAGCGGCGAGCGCGACGTCAGCCGCCGGTCCTGGGCCGCCGAGACCACGCTGGACTACCGGGGCCACGACGTGATCTCCTCGTTCCTGCATTCCCAGCTGGAAGGGAGCTACGAAAAGCGCATCGACCTGCGGGTGCGAGCGGGCGTGGGGGCCCGTATCCAGATGGCCGACTCGGAGCGCACCAAGGCCGGCGTGCGCCTGGCCGTCCTGGCGGAGCGCACCGACCCCAGGCTGGAGGAGCAGATCGATCCGGTCCGCACCGTGGCCCGGGGCTCCATCGAGCTCAACCTCCAGCGCCGCGTCGGAGACGAGGACCGCGTCCGGCTAAGCAACAACACCTCCTACGGACCGCGGGTGGGTCGCTTCGAGGACTACACCATGAAATCGGTGACCTCGGCTGCCTTCCGGGTCTCGGAGACGCTCCACCTCAAGCTCTCCTTCGTCGACTCATTCGACTCGGGGGCCAGGAACCGCGGGGCCCGCTCCAACAACGACGGGGAGCTGGTGCTCAGCCTCACCACCACGTTCCGCTAG
- a CDS encoding class I SAM-dependent methyltransferase, translated as MQSSDLVQSHYLQFDESTRLTGAFGEFEFARVQELILRHLSNGPLEVADVGGGTGAYSFWLASLGHRVHLIDVVPRHIDAAILRQTRPGPGLASVAVGDARTLSFPDGSVDVVLLAGPLYHLIDRIDRLRALRECHRVLRGGGLLLAIAINRYAGAVYGLTRGLVFDPEYFEMTVRELSTGVRRDPPPDVKTLPEAYFHLPTELTDEMAAAGFNCEPCLGVMGPAWQVPDLDAAWADRKRRETLLSLSRQVERECVLSPQLFCAGRKGDVPRALREEAGG; from the coding sequence ATGCAATCCTCGGATCTGGTTCAGTCACACTATCTCCAGTTCGACGAGTCTACTCGCTTGACCGGTGCGTTCGGTGAGTTCGAGTTCGCCCGCGTCCAGGAGCTGATCCTCCGCCATCTGTCGAACGGGCCCCTCGAGGTCGCGGACGTGGGAGGCGGGACCGGTGCATACTCGTTTTGGCTCGCCAGCCTCGGGCATCGCGTTCATCTGATCGACGTGGTGCCCAGACACATCGACGCGGCCATCCTTCGGCAGACGCGCCCGGGACCCGGTCTGGCCTCGGTCGCTGTGGGCGATGCTCGTACGCTGTCGTTCCCCGACGGCTCGGTCGACGTGGTCCTGTTGGCAGGCCCCCTCTATCACCTGATCGACCGCATAGACCGGCTCCGGGCGCTGCGGGAGTGCCACCGTGTCCTTCGTGGTGGTGGCCTACTCCTGGCCATCGCGATCAATCGTTATGCGGGCGCGGTGTATGGGCTCACCCGTGGGCTGGTGTTCGACCCGGAGTATTTCGAGATGACCGTTCGTGAGCTGTCCACTGGGGTCAGGAGAGATCCACCTCCGGACGTGAAGACCCTGCCGGAAGCCTACTTCCATCTCCCCACCGAGCTGACCGACGAGATGGCCGCGGCCGGCTTCAACTGCGAGCCCTGCTTGGGCGTCATGGGTCCGGCTTGGCAGGTCCCTGACCTCGATGCCGCCTGGGCAGACCGCAAACGTCGCGAGACGCTCTTGTCGCTCTCTCGCCAGGTAGAGCGCGAGTGCGTTCTCAGCCCACAGCTCTTTTGCGCGGGACGAAAAGGGGACGTGCCGAGGGCGCTTCGCGAGGAAGCGGGGGGCTGA
- a CDS encoding DUF222 domain-containing protein — protein sequence MGFAPAAATAFAPPSIPEAAPPPEGTRSPFELSNDELDALEDLSDEIASLAAQISAATHRQLALIAEFDQRRGWELSGHITCAHWLAWRTGIDLGSAREKVRAARALGRLPQISSAMRQGELSFSKVRALTRVAAEHNETELLEIALTSTAHQLERVVRGWKRHSRLDEQESERLRHLSRCLSVFPDEDGMMVLKGRLDPEVGALLMRALEAASDALFWKGPELEGGDGVTPEQRRADAIGLLAERALAAGLVQEGGGPDAPVSGSRAERYQVVLHVEADTLTADAEPGMSELEDGTRVAAATSHRIACDASVVQITKSPNGRVLDVGRKTRSIPPSIRRALEARDKGCRFPGCGRRFTDAHHIQHWADGGHTSVPNLILTCRQHHRLLHEGGYRVELANDGRATFYDPTGRPVPNVPPLKRRTAAEVAVMAEALGLRPGGPRFSP from the coding sequence ATGGGTTTCGCTCCTGCCGCCGCCACTGCCTTCGCTCCACCGTCCATCCCTGAGGCGGCTCCCCCACCAGAAGGCACGCGCTCTCCCTTCGAACTCTCCAACGACGAACTCGATGCACTCGAGGACCTGAGCGACGAGATCGCCAGTCTCGCCGCTCAGATCAGCGCGGCCACCCATCGGCAGCTCGCCTTGATCGCGGAGTTCGACCAGCGACGCGGATGGGAGCTGTCCGGCCACATCACGTGCGCGCACTGGCTTGCCTGGCGCACCGGCATCGACCTGGGCTCGGCGCGCGAGAAGGTGCGGGCAGCTCGGGCGCTGGGGCGCCTGCCGCAGATCAGCTCCGCGATGAGGCAGGGCGAGCTCTCCTTCTCCAAGGTCCGCGCACTCACACGGGTGGCGGCTGAGCACAACGAGACCGAGCTGTTGGAGATCGCGCTGACCTCGACCGCCCATCAGCTCGAGCGCGTGGTGCGCGGCTGGAAGCGGCACAGTCGGTTGGACGAACAGGAGAGCGAGCGGCTTCGGCACCTGAGCCGGTGCCTGTCGGTCTTTCCGGACGAGGACGGCATGATGGTGCTCAAGGGCCGGCTGGACCCTGAGGTAGGTGCCCTGCTGATGCGAGCGCTCGAAGCGGCAAGCGATGCGCTGTTCTGGAAGGGCCCGGAGTTGGAGGGCGGCGATGGGGTGACGCCCGAACAGCGCCGCGCGGACGCCATCGGCTTGCTGGCCGAGCGGGCGCTGGCGGCAGGGCTGGTCCAGGAGGGAGGGGGCCCCGACGCGCCGGTGAGCGGAAGCCGGGCCGAGCGCTACCAGGTCGTCCTCCACGTCGAAGCCGACACGCTCACCGCTGACGCAGAGCCCGGGATGTCGGAGCTGGAGGACGGTACTCGCGTTGCCGCGGCAACGTCACACAGGATCGCCTGCGACGCGAGCGTGGTCCAGATCACAAAGAGCCCGAACGGCCGAGTGCTCGATGTCGGCCGCAAGACAAGGTCCATTCCACCATCGATCCGACGTGCGCTGGAGGCCCGGGACAAGGGCTGCCGCTTCCCCGGCTGCGGACGTCGGTTCACCGACGCGCACCACATCCAGCATTGGGCGGACGGGGGCCACACGTCGGTGCCCAACTTGATCCTGACCTGCCGGCAGCATCACCGCCTGTTGCACGAGGGCGGGTACCGGGTAGAGCTGGCCAACGACGGTAGGGCGACGTTCTACGATCCCACCGGAAGGCCGGTCCCGAACGTGCCGCCGCTGAAGCGCAGGACAGCGGCCGAGGTCGCGGTCATGGCGGAGGCGCTCGGGCTCAGACCGGGTGGACCCCGATTCAGCCCGTAG
- a CDS encoding lasso RiPP family leader peptide-containing protein — protein sequence MKTAQTSQITQSYQAPQLTQFGSFRELTLRGGGGCSDHPIGDAVACPTRS from the coding sequence ATGAAGACGGCTCAGACGTCGCAGATCACCCAGTCCTACCAGGCGCCGCAGTTGACGCAGTTCGGGAGCTTCCGGGAGCTCACGCTGCGGGGTGGCGGCGGCTGCTCAGACCACCCGATTGGTGACGCGGTCGCCTGCCCGACGCGTAGCTAG